The proteins below are encoded in one region of Cherax quadricarinatus isolate ZL_2023a chromosome 92, ASM3850222v1, whole genome shotgun sequence:
- the LOC128698379 gene encoding E3 ubiquitin-protein ligase Topors produces MSSPSESAQDTGTNTAMESGMSTCPSVNKSPSGSRTPERPPSEGSPISDDTCPICLSHITDKCVANSCLHGFCLVCLKEWSKQKAVCPLCKLSFTIIMYDIKSESEYKEWKVPRPDPPERNQGIANFQEFLDAERRRFFGYRTTNFPGAATLRHLYPGRPQAIPDAIPSGPRERRPSRFNLRGSSMFRLSVYLNNVWVQPIADITGSYRQSSPDLYREQPALTHRLVPWVNRELAALLPSSRVGVVLAEVMDLIVRYSINSREFRRAMQVHLGRRTNHFVHEFYHFALSPYDMVGHDNAAQYVPRYGFNEDESSSSSSDDSDAVVEVDMRGNPVSANSGVETRQGPAGAGALVARVETLTQEGSVVISSDDSSSSSSSSSSESDDAEYPATQQSAAVAVPSTPTQPDFSETHNPEPPETCSMTRLLGRTKDFLSTINEGASTSRSEENRATQQQHANSTLKTEVSSDSEQSDSCIVIEEVKKRQKTPEIIDLESDEDEELEASSKEKHHHGKRFRDSDRAEQHTPSFKEKDNHWKKKISQDFIRDKGSSSSSNLSSNQHKKGRRKPTLKRTNFPLPLSEPSCSGSSIRRTAKEDHSYCDDNESASVEASTSNDRSESVQTSSIEISLKWHKSSKNLDPVLSVKKKDKQSENVNISLSSNDESSYQNIESLQCKYKDIKTSSNEKLTEKKNTFVSSNGDSNFQNVESRKHLCEEKTGTKVKHTSKSRDDPCSSNYSRHRVKSPLKERNSSGRHARKDHRSKIKSSLRSNSRHDTRTRNSFTNYHVSDSSSEAWSSSDRLLTPPSSKTESTSSWQEQSWDSQSRESSSNSKDSCYKDWKTDYTSSKSKHSSRKRKRKTKDRHKAEKSKKSKKSKHKRKVKSKKATYKISSSESDTESSEQSCKRSRKRKRIVSSSDSSDYEYKKKKQSTVRYSFSGYHSSPFSPHSSPGDAHSSF; encoded by the coding sequence ATGTCGTCTCCTAGCGAGAGTGCGCAAGACACAGGTACCAACACAGCAATGGAGTCTGGCATGTCCACATGTCCATCTGTCAACAAGAGTCCCTCTGGCTCGCGTACCCCAGAGAGACCTCCAAGCGAAGGGTCACCCATTTCCGATGACACATGTCCCATATGTCTTAGCCATATCACTGACAAGTGCGTGGCTAATTCTTGTCTACATGGCTTTTGTTTGGTATGTCTAAAAGAATGGTCAAAACAGAAAGCTGTTTGTCCTCTTTGTAAACTAAGTTTTACAATTATAATGTACGACATCAAATCTGAAAGTGAGTATAAGGAATGGAAAGTGCCGAGGCCTGACCCACCGGAACGAAACCAGGGAATCGCCAATTTTCAGGAGTTTCTTGATGCGGAAAGGCGTAGATTCTTTGGGTATCGGACAACTAATTTTCCCGGCGCTGCTACGCTGCGTCATCTGTATCCCGGGCGCCCCCAAGCCATTCCCGATGCCATTCCTTCTGGTCCACGTGAACGTAGACCTTCTAGGTTCAATCTCAGGGGTTCATCTATGTTTCGTCTCAGTGTTTATCTCAACAACGTATGGGTGCAGCCTATAGCAGATATTACAGGTAGTTATCGACAGAGCTCTCCCGATTTATATCGGGAACAACCTGCACTCACGCATCGCCTGGTACCTTGGGTAAATCGTGAGCTGGCAGCTCTTTTGCCATCCTCCAGAGTTGGCGTAGTTCTTGCCGAAGTCATGGATCTTATCGTCAGATATTCCATCAATTCCCGAGAATTTCGACGTGCAATGCAAGTGCATCTTGGAAGGCGCACAAATCACTTTGTCCATGAATTCTACCACTTTGCTCTCTCCCCCTATGACATGGTTGGCCACGACAATGCAGCTCAATACGTCCCAAGATATGGTTTTAACGAAgatgagagcagcagcagcagttcggATGACAGCGATGCAGTGGTCGAGGTGGACATGCGCGGAAATCCCGTGAGCGCTAACTCTGGAGTAGAGACTCGCCAGGGTCCTGCAGGAGCTGGTGCACTCGTGGCGAGGGTAGAGACTTTAACTCAGGAAGGATCTGTTGTGATCAGCAGTGATGACAGTTCCAGTTCAAGTTCCAGTTCTAGCAGTGAAAGTGATGATGCTGAATATCCAGCAACGCAACAGTCGGCAGCTGTGGCTGTACCTTCAACGCCAACGCAGCCAGACTTTTCAGAGACGCACAATCCTGAACCACCTGAAACATGCAGCATGACTCGCTTACTAGGCCGTACCAAAGACTTCCTCAGCACAATCAATGAGGGAGCATCAACATCAAGATCAGAAGAAAACcgtgcaacacagcagcaacatgcAAACAGCACACTAAAAACCGAGGTGTCCTCAGACAGTGAACAGTCCGACAGCTGCATTGTCATCGAAGAGGTTAAAAAAAGACAGAAGACCCCAGAGATAATTGACTTAGAGAGTGATGAGGATGAAGAACTCGAAGCATCATCTAAAGAGAAGCATCATCATGGTAAGAGATTCCGTGATAGTGACAGAGCTgaacaacacacaccatcattcaAAGAAAAAGATAATCACTGGAAGAAAAAAATTAGCCAGGATTTTATTAGAGacaaaggcagcagcagcagttccaATCTTTCTTCAAATCAACACAAAAAGGGGCGGAGGAAACCAACCCTCAAGAGGACCAACTTCCCTCTTCCGCTGAGCGAACCCAGTTGTAGTGGATCTTCCATCAGGAGAACAGCTAAAGAAGACCACAGCTACTGTGACGACAACGAATCAGCCAGTGTCGAAGCCTCCACCTCGAACGATCGTTCAGAATCTGTTCAGACATCTTCCATTGAAATTTCACTTAAGTGGCATAAAAGTTCGAAGAATCTTGACCCAGTATTAAGTGTGAAAAAGAAAGATAAACAAAGTGAAAACGTAAATATAAGTCTTTCCTCAAATGATGAGTCGAGTTATCAAAATATCGAGAGTTTGCAATGTAAATACAAAGACATTAAGACTAGTTCTAATGAAAAATTAACGGAGAAAAAGAATACATTTGTATCCTCAAATGGCGATTCTAATTTTCAGAATGTAGAGAGTAGGAAGCATTTATGTGAAGAAAAGACTGGCACTAAAGTAAAGCACACCAGTAAGAGCAGAGATGATCCTTGTAGTTCCAATTACTCTAGACATAGGGTGAAATCCCCTTTGAAGGAGCGGAACTCATCGGGCAGACACGCGAGGAAGGATCACCGTTCTAAGATCAAAAGTTCGTTGAGATCGAACTCTAGGCATGATACTCGCACAAGAAACAGTTTTACCAACTACCACGTTTCTGATAGTTCCAGTGAAGCGTGGTCCAGTTCTGACCGCCTTCTGACTCCCCCATCAAGCAAGACAGAGAGTACATCATCCTGGCAGGAACAGAGTTGGGATAGCCAGAGTAGAGAATCATCCAGCAACTCCAAAGACTCATGCTACAAGGACTGGAAAACTGACTACACCAGTTCGAAATCTAAGCATTCCAGTAGAAAACGAAAGCGGAAGACCAAGGACCGTCATAAGGCCGAAAAGAGCAAAAAGAGCAAGAAAAGCAAGCATAAGAGAAAGGTCAAGTCCAAAAAAGCCACATACAAGATAAGTTCTTCAGAATCAGACACAGAATCATCGGAGCAGAGCTGTAAAAGATCCAGGAAGAGAAAAAGAATCGTGTCGAGCTCCGACTCCTCCGACTATGAATACAAGAAGAAAAAACAGTCGACAGTTAGGTACTCATTCTCGGGGTATCATTCATCACCATTCAGCCCACATTCATCACCAGGCGA
- the LOC128698321 gene encoding gastrin/cholecystokinin type B receptor, whose protein sequence is MSDNTDSTSVVWSTWAGVALAALQVGMFMVGVLGNVTVAASVWRRRTGHQQQLAAHRLDLLLSLALADLLVTLLCLPAATSRFLALSWSVPWVLWCPLLSAAQNTAHAASTLSLTLLALDRYLTVRRPKLAPRVSAVTAQLLVALWLAAALMALPRGLAARLQAPGPVCREVWPFPAAGIVYHTAIAAIVHLVPCAAVVLCHAAVAASLRRRGKDDTRLNLRPRQVIIMARDCSLGGANNHKIIAASSSGESEEEERAALKVPDGTMPHGSRDVGRGRGPLLPARAMATMKPSKDIHTIIRAHRRMRMKGPTHTPSIFTSYRGHSVATRRRLARLLVALGALFATCWTPYVVALVVWACRESPGTQHALEVTLVLGHAHSAVNPVVYWLMNRAFLSSLHHYLSVQWHLPEALSCARCPRPACITRPHAPPWAPNSSTNEDNLGPFHPKYLNPHTLRPQISRCTSHYFH, encoded by the coding sequence gtagtgtggaGTACGTGGGCAGGTGTGGCCCTTGCTGCCCTGCAGGTGGGTATGTTCATGGTTGGGGTACTGGGCAACGTAACTGTTGCAGCCTCagtgtggagacgaagaactggACACCAGCAACAGTTGGCTGCTCATCGCCTTGACCTCCTGCTTTCTTTGGCACTAGCAGATCTGCTGGTGACTCTGCTGTGTCTGCCTGCTGCCACATCGCGTTTCTTGGCACTGTCGTGGTCAGTGCCCTGGGTATTGTGGTGCCCGTTATTGTCTGCTGCTCAGAATACTGCGCATGCCGCTTCGACTCTCTCCTTGACACTATTGGCTCTTGACCGATACCTGACCGTGCGACGGCCAAAGTTGGCACCTCGGGTGTCAGCAGTGACGGCGCAGCTACTGGTGGCATTGTGGCTAGCAGCGGCACTGATGGCACTTCCACGAGGCCTAGCAGCTAGgcttcaagctcctggccccgtgtgtcgGGAGGTGTGGCCCTTCCCAGCTGCTGGTATTGTGTATCACACTGCCATCGCCGCTATAGTGCACCTAGTGCCTTGTGCTGCGGTCGTGCTGTGCCATGCTGCGGTTGCCGCATCGTTGAGGCGCAGGGGCAAAGACGACACAAGGCTCAACCTGCGTCCACGACAGGTTATTATAATGGCTCGGGATTGTAGTCTCGGAGGCGCCAATAACCACAAGATTATTGCTGCCTCGTCAAGTGGTGAATCCGAAGAAGAGGAGAGAGCGGCTCTGAAGGTTCCTGATGGTACCATGCCCCATGGCTCTAGGGACGTGGGCAGGGGTAGAGGGCCACTGCTGCCAGCCAGGGCCATGGCTACCATGAAGCCTTCCAAGGACATCCACACCATCATCCGCGCCCACCGCCGCATGCGGATGAAGGGTCCTACCCACACACCTTCCATCTTCACCTCGTATCGCGGACATTCTGTGGCGACTCGCCGAAGACTTGCCCGGTTATTAGTGGCCCTTGGCGCATTATTCGCCACTTGCTGGACGCCTTACGTAGTGGCACTCGTCGTTTGGGCATGTAGGGAGTCCCCGGGCACCCAGCATGCCCTGGAAGTCACCCTGGTGCTAGGACATGCCCACTCTGCTGTAAACCCGGTAGTCTACTGGCTCATGAACCGAGCATTCCTCTCGTCTCTACACCACTACCTTTCTGTCCAGTGGCATTTACCAGAGGCACTGTCCTGTGCCCGGTGCCCGAGACCTGCTTGCATCACGCGCCCTCATGCACCTCCCTGGGCACCTAATTCCTCTACCAACGAAGATAACCTAGGCCCTTTTCACCCAAAGTATCTGAATCCACATACACTCAGGCCTCAGATATCCCGCTGTACCTCACACTATTTCCACTAG